A stretch of the Fusarium musae strain F31 chromosome 2, whole genome shotgun sequence genome encodes the following:
- a CDS encoding hypothetical protein (EggNog:ENOG41) → MATNTTAPSTKSILALGSVSSLVESLFPGGTTLPSVAFLLYLTPYLFQAVGSAAKSQFISSVEIKAHDEIFNYVMSWVARHKLSRNNHRLLASSTLDHEPFSLIPSPSNQGGGDDDVEDVDPTASLDELRSKISLYNARPLHWTPSVGTHFFMHENRLISFTRSVESQESSPFSRRPEKIELSCLGRNADVLKRIIYNARIEYLEKQRGRTSIYRAVKSFGDELSWTKCMSKPTRPMSTIALDEAIKQSLIKDLSRYLNPRTKNWYATRGIPYRRGYLFSGPPGTGKTSLTLAAAGLMGLNIYMISLSSPNLSEDSLATLFRDLPRTCLVLLEDIDAAGLTNKRKKQETQTNNGPPKPMREPISLSGLLNVIDGVGAQEGRVLVMTSNHTENIDPALLRPGRVDFSVEFGLASSETITQLFRLMYGTSHDEVGSIEHAAKEPPEKSVDTTKSVAALAEEFTRLVPSLVFSPAAIQGYLLMHEDPIGAVDAAGKWVEEQQRLMEKAKTDAIEAESKGEKNESLVNGTEETKPEEK, encoded by the coding sequence atggccaccaacaccacagcCCCCAGCACAAAGAGCATCCTCGCCCTAGGCTCAGTCAGCAGCCTGGTAGAATCCCTCTTCCCCGGCGGCACAACCCTCCCCTCTGTCGCTTTCCTCCTCTACCTCACACCCTACCTCTTCCAAGCCGTTGGCAGCGCCGCAAAGTCCCAGTTCATCTCGAGTGTCGAGATTAAAGCGCACGATGAGATTTTTAACTATGTCATGAGTTGGGTTGCGAGGCATAAGCTCTCGCGCAATaatcatcgtcttcttgcGTCGAGCACCCTCGACCATGAGCCCTTTTCGTTGATCCCGTCGCCGAGTAATCAGGGTGGTGGGgacgatgatgttgaggatgttgatccGACTGCTAGTCTTGATGAATTGAGGTCCAAGATTTCTCTGTATAATGCGAGGCCTTTGCATTGGACACCGTCTGTGGGCACGCATTTCTTCATGCATGAGAATCGCCTCATCTCCTTCACAAGATCCGTCGAAAGCCAGGAATCGTCCCCGTTCTCACGACGCCCGGAGAAGATTGAGCTTTCATGCCTCGGTCGTAACGCCGATGTGCTCAAGCGCATTATCTACAATGCGCGCATCGAGTACCTCGAGAAACAACGAGGCCGCACAAGCATCTACCGAGCAGTCAAGTCCTTCGGCGACGAGCTCTCTTGGACAAAGTGTATGTCCAAGCCAACACGGCCCATGTCGACTATTGCGCTCGATGAGGCCATCAAgcagagcctcatcaaggaCCTTTCGCGATACTTGAACCCTCGCACTAAGAATTGGTACGCCACGAGGGGTATTCCCTACCGACGGGGCTACCTCTTCTCAGGCCCGCCCGGCACGGGAAAGACGAGTTTGAcgcttgctgctgctgggctgATGGGTCTCAACATCTATATGATCAGTCTCAGCTCGCCTAACCTCTCGGAAGATAGTCTCGCAACGCTCTTCCGCGATTTACCTCGGACTTGCCTTGTATTGTTGGAGGATATTGATGCAGCGGGCTTGACCAACAAGCGTAAGAAGCAGGAGACCCAAACAAATAATGGGCCGCCGAAGCCTATGCGTGAACCTATCTCTTTGTCAGGCCTGCTCAACGTTATTGACGGTGTAGGCGCACAGGAAGGTCGCGTTCTTGTGATGACATCTAATCACACCGAAAACATCGATCCTGCCCTGTTGCGCCCTGGACGAGTCGACTTCTCTGTTGAGTTTGGCCTCGCTTCGTCTGAAACGATCACCCAGCTGTTTAGACTAATGTACGGAACCTCCCACGATGAGGTTGGATCAATTGAACATGCTGCGAAGGAACCTCCGGAAAAGTCAGTGGACACAACAAAGTCGGTAGCTGCGTTGGCGGAGGAATTCACAAGGCTAGTTCCCTCGCTGGTGTTTAGTCCGGCGGCCATCCAGGGGTATCTGCTCATGCACGAGGATCCGATTGgggctgttgatgctgccGGGAAGTGGGTTGAGGAGCAACAGAGGCTAATGGAGAAAGCTAAGACTGATGCtattgaggctgagagtaAGGGAGAAAAGAATGAGAGTCTTGTGAATGGTACGGAGGAGACCAAGCCAGAGGAGAAATAG
- a CDS encoding hypothetical protein (EggNog:ENOG41) produces MEDDSMFVETVSDFPEYRSSSADKGEDCKSPKSEPSSQPEGMESEASGQPQPEEPSETVERPEAHVRESVETEMQIDSDESVHEPVTENATESNSNSPQPESTPSLPSTPEDIIKSLELLELQEKSEGEKLTPLLTTSKTKVQATESAIAATQGPNRKHQALCENLKIFRAREAEIIESLAFVKQTLEQQNVDPESDEYRRILLNHTSRLQHCETTIRNVQKEIEEEFQKATHREIEIRGQLEKEYAEFQELQEKERGICRNVQYYSFIASLLRLGPLGLDSLLFKLRYSGVDVVGEVNKNSSNAVQDHVMT; encoded by the exons ATGGAAGATGACTCTATGTTTGTGGAAACAGTATCAGATTTTCCTGAATACAGGAGCTCCAGCGCCGATAAGGGAGAGGACTGCAAGTCCCCTAAATCAGAGCCATCGTCTCAACCTGAAGGCATGGAGTCTGAAGCCTCGGGGCAACCTCAACCTGAGGAGCCTTCTGAAACTGTTGAACGGCCTGAAGCCCACGTCAGAGAGTCTGTGGAAACAGAGATGCAGATCGACTCTGACGAGTCCGTCCACGAACCTGTTACTGAAAACGCTACAGAATCAAACTCGAACTCG CCACAACCAGAATCAACTCCTTCACTCCCCTCAACTCCAGAGGATATAATCAAAAGTCTAGAACTCCTAGAACTCCAAGAAAAATCAGAAGGAGAAAAGCTCACACCGCTCCTCACAACCTCCAAAACCAAAGTCCAAGCCACAGAGTCCGCCATAGCAGCTACGCAAGGCCCCAACAGAAAACACCAAGCCCTATGCGAaaacctcaagatcttccGGGCAAGAGAGGCAGAAATCATCGAGAGCCTGGCATTTGTGAAGCAAACCCTTGAACAACAAAACGTAGACCCAGAGTCTGATGAGTACAGACGAATTCTGCTCAATCACACCTCGAGGCTGCAGCACTGCGAGACTACGATACGTAATGTGCAGAAGGAAATCGAGGAGGAATTTCAAAAGGCGACGCATAGGGAGATTGAGATTAGGGGgcagcttgagaaggagtATGCTGAGTTTCAGGAACtgcaggagaaggagaggggAATATGTCGCAATGTGCAGTATTACAGCTTTATAGCCTCGCTGTTGAGGCTGGGTCCTCTGGGACTGGATAGCTTGTTGTTTAAGCTGCGGTACAGTGGTGTTGATGTGGTTGGTGAAGTCAACAAG AACTCTTCGAATGCCGTGCAGGATCACGTTATGACCTAA
- a CDS encoding hypothetical protein (EggNog:ENOG41): MTFAARRSLRRSQTIDHDELADTKIGLALMLPSTQPKRRGRPPKSSTSVLSEKLPGSKPRGRPRSTAHQIMSDKHVALRLGWRMQKSTMGKRVGDAARTVYLLSRQWPWDLVAGFVPKKWGIEILESMRKLFRIIHRVFPADEHQNDFQFVKNYLRERAMKRDRRRPHLKNSDIRDACFYFAAGDNARRGASHTTVTRLKRSISTVVQEDERGFLDYLGIDHYGDEDDDEEEEEEYVDISTPAKRSIIPSSPSLSPKRARTAESADPRPQSITDITNSLQSLHAQKQKELEAVTNSLDEIAASYQAKEATQMNHINAKVDKLTSDMKAYESEREKILKVRGIVEQQHKDMEMKADHLLQHYTSQVEEYDRLIAQANDDVLEELDQMGKSDVGLEDEEKRLEGRVKEVLEEVRHCSVVETLVRLGPGGMAKLLGRLEGNGVELVQMAESIMNEAEE, from the coding sequence ATGACTTTCGCGGCGCGTCGGAGTCTTCGCCGCTCGCAGACCATTGACCACGATGAACTCGCCGATACAAAAATCGGGCTGGCCTTGATGCTTCCCTCCACTCAGCCAAAGCGTCGAGGACGACCGCCAAAGTCGTCAACATCCGTGTTAAGCGAAAAGCTGCCTGGCTCCAAGCCTCGTGGACGCCCTCGCAGCACTGCTCATCAGATTATGTCTGACAAACACGTCGCATTGAGACTGGGTTGGCGAATGCAGAAATCCACAATGGGAAAGCGAGTAGGCGATGCCGCCCGAACGGTATACCTTCTTTCACGCCAGTGGCCATGGGACTTAGTCGCAGGCTTCGTACCAAAGAAATGGGGCATTGAGATTCTGGAGAGTATGAGGAAGCTCTTTAGAATTATCCATCGAGTCTTCCCAGCGGATGAGCATCAGAACGACTTTCAGTTTGTCAAGAATTATCTGCGCGAGCGCGCAATGAAGCGCGATCGACGTCGCCCGCATTTGAAGAACAGCGACATCCGGGACGCGTGCTTTTATTTCGCTGCTGGTGATAATGCTAGACGCGGTGCTTCACACACAACAGTGACACGATTGAAGCGTTCAATCAGCACGGTCGTGCAAGAAGACGAGCGTGGATTTCTTGACTACTTAGGCATCGACCATTAtggcgacgaggatgatgatgaggaggaggaggaggaatatGTCGACATTTCTACACCTGCAAAGCGTTCAATAATACCCTCCTCACCTTCGCTGAGCCCGAAGCGAGCACGAACAGCCGAGTCTGCTGACCCACGCCCACAAAGCATCACGGACATCACCAACTCATTACAATCATTGCACGCCCAGAAGCAAAAAGAGCTCGAGGCGGTAACCAATTCACTGGACGAGATTGCAGCTTCATACCAAGCAAAGGAAGCAACACAAATGAACCACATCAATGCAAAAGTTGACAAATTAACCTCCGACATGAAGGCCTACGAATCAGAACGGGAGAAGATCCTCAAAGTTCGAGGAATCGTGGAACAGCAACACAAAGACATGGAAATGAAAGCAGATCATCTCCTACAGCATTACACGTCGCAAGTTGAGGAATACGACAGATTGATTGCGCAGGCAAACGATGATGTCTTAGAAGAGCTGGATCAGATGGGGAAGAGCGATGTTGGcctggaagatgaggagaagaggctggaagGACGTGTGAAGGAGGTTCTGGAGGAGGTTAGACACTGCAGTGTTGTCGAGACGTTGGTGAGGTTGGGGCCTGGTGGGATGGCGAAGTTATTGGGGAGACTGGAGGGGAATGGTGTTGAGTTGGTCCAGATGGCGGAGAGTATCATGAATGAGGCTGAAGAATAG
- a CDS encoding hypothetical protein (EggNog:ENOG41), with the protein MPKHSRASSSSQNRYNAGIPVSLAPSPMYNQQRMTMPNYYGMETTASSSMPLQSQPQQPTYEPYATTSAPPVSVPAPVQTRPSSGAWGAADDQQLLTARMQGLNWQQIQSNYFPSKTPNACRKRHERLLERKGADDWDNLKLQRLAKEYMAMRKEIWSGLAARTGEKWNVVEAKCMSNGLKNLQSAARAAARRDRLESGALSGYDDDSGISGMGLTPVDELDASYSSPETTASSVVASANTSFQQLQPHHMAAAVQYSLGAYAPGYGGHGYSSSVSSQASAGHPYGHHGHSQGNSPQYMTQRPQSSDMGIGNLINRPGRGV; encoded by the exons ATGCCGAAACACTCTCGAGCTTCGAGCTCATCTCAGAACCGCTACAATGCGGGTATCCCAGTCTCTCTCGCCCCCTCTCCTATGTACAACCAGCAGCGCATGACCATGCCCAACTACTACGGCATGGAAACAActgcctcttcttctatGCCTCTTCAGTCacaacctcaacaacctACATACGAACCCTACGCTACAACATCCGCGCCACCTGTCTCTGTCCCTGCCCCTGTTCAGACTAGACCCAGCTCGGGTGCTTGGGGAGCTGCAGATGACCAGCAACTCCTCACTGCGAGGATGCAAGGTCTGAACTGGCAACAGATCCAATCGAATTACTTTCCCTCCAAGACTCCCAATGCCTGCCGCAAGCGTCATGAGCGATTGTTGGAACGCAAGGGTGCTGATGATTGGGACAATCTCAAGCTTCAGCGTCTGGCGAAAGAGTATATGGCTATGAGAAAGGAGATCTGGAGTGGTCTCGCAGCTCGAACAGGCGAGAAGTGGAACGTAGTCGAAGCCAAG TGCATGTCGAATGGCCTCAAGAATCTGCAAAGCGCAGCCCGCGCCGCAGCCCGCCGCGACCGTCTCGAGTCCGGCGCTCTCTCAGGGTATGACGACGACAGCGGCATCTCCGGCATGGGCCTGACACCGGTTGACGAACTAGACGCATCCTATAGCAGCCCCGAGACCACCGCCTCGTCCGTCGTGGCCTCGGCCAACACGTCCTTCCAGCAGCTCCAGCCTCACCACATGGCCGCTGCCGTCCAGTACAGCCTCGGAGCCTATGCGCCAGGCTACGGCGGCCACGGCTACTCCTCGAGCGTGAGCTCCCAGGCGAGTGCGGGCCATCCCTACGGCCATCATGGTCACAGCCAGGGGAACAGCCCGCAATACATGACGCAGCGACCACAGAGTTCGGATATGGGCATTGGGAATCTTATTAACCGTCCAGGAAGAGGTGTTTAA
- the COX10 gene encoding Protoheme IX farnesyltransferase, mitochondrial (EggNog:ENOG41), giving the protein MRPPRCLLPAAEKILLNAAAAAPASRRCMSSAAAFQPPRILAPAPWKGSSFFLSNRLFDRSTCLDFVILRRANGIRSTSASAATISSTNTSQAEPEQELAPHRRRQAQRREKAAAEAAAAAARGEKPLPPDASSLLASHAASQTSSFRRYLSACLSLSKPRLTMLVVLTAMASYALYPVPEMLSPSTTETPSLSPLTLLFLTIGTTLCSSSANALNMLYEPSTDAKMTRTRNRPLVRKLISQRAAVLFAILAGALGTGALYFGVNPTVSGLGFANIVIYAGMYTPLKAVTVFNTWIGAVVGGIPPLMGWAAAAGETATKDGSWRELLFSPDGSSIGGWVMAGLLFAWQFPHFMALSWPIREEYKKAGLRMLAWTNPARNGRVALRYSFIFIPLCVSLCAAGVTEWSFAVTSLPINAWLIKEAVRFWRFEGHQGSARSLFWASVWHLPGIMILALLHKKGMWSRVWRSVFGEDEGEWEEEELDEMLSMAAESTNGQLQHDKPVR; this is encoded by the coding sequence ATGCGACCACCACGATGTCTCCTCCCCGCCGCGGAGAAGATCCTCCTCAATGCAGCTGCAGCCGCACCCGCTAGCCGACGGTGCATGTCCTCCGCCGCAGCCTTCCAGCCGCCTAGAATACTCGCTCCTGCTCCGTGGAAGGGCTCTTCGTTTTTCCTCTCGAATAGATTGTTTGATAGATCGACATGTCTCGATTTTGTAATACTACGGCGTGCCAATGGCATCAGATCCACGTCGGCTTCGGCGGCTACGATATCTTCTACGAATACCTCGCAAGCAGAGCCGGAACAGGAATTAGCACCGCATCGACGACGACAGGCTCAACGGAGGGAGaaagctgctgctgaagctgcGGCCGCTGCAGCTAGAGGCGAAAAACCACTTCCTCCCGATGCCTCATCCCTCCTCGCTTCACATGCCGCTTCGCAAACGAGTTCTTTCCGCCGCTACCTCTCCGCATGTCTCTCCCTCTCGAAACCTCGATTAACAATGCTCGTCGTCCTTACCGCAATGGCTTCATATGCTTTATACCCCGTTCCCGAAATGCTGTCGCCGAGTACGACCGAGACACCGAGTTTGAGTCCTTTAACATTATTATTCCTCACGATCGGCACGACGCTATGTTCCTCTAGCGCGAATGCTCTAAACATGCTTTATGAGCCTTCGACGGATGCTAAGATGACTCGAACTCGAAACCGACCCCTCGTGCGAAAGCTCATTTCTCAAAGGGCTGCGGTTCTGTTTGCAATTTTGGCTGGGGCTTTGGGTACAGGCGCCTTGTACTTTGGTGTTAACCCCACTGTTTCCGGACTTGGGTTCGCTAATATTGTTATCTACGCTGGAATGTACACACCTCTCAAGGCTGTGACGGTTTTTAATACCTGGATCGGTGCGGTGGTAGGCGGTATTCCTCCTCTGATGGGCTGGGCTGCGGCTGCTGGTGAGACTGCCACAAAAGACGGTTCATGGCGTGAGCTTCTATTCTCCCCCGACGGTTCATCCATTGGCGGTTGGGTCATGGCTGGTCTACTCTTCGCATGGCAGTTCCCCCACTTCATGGCGCTCAGCTGGCCCATTCGTGAAGAGTACAAAAAGGCAGGTCTTCGAATGCTAGCATGGACAAATCCCGCACGAAACGGCCGAGTCGCTCTTCGatacagcttcatcttcattcccCTCTGCGTATCTCTCTGTGCCGCAGGAGTAACAGAATGGTCCTTTGCCGTCACAAGCTTGCCAATAAATGCCTGGCTTATCAAGGAAGCCGTGCGCTTCTGGCGGTTTGAGGGTCACCAAGGCAGCGCGAGAAGTCTTTTCTGGGCGAGTGTATGGCATCTCCCTGGGATAATGATCCTGGCTTTGTTACACAAGAAGGGCATGTGGAGTAGAGTTTGGAGGAGTGTCtttggcgaggatgagggtgagtgggaggaggaggaactgGATGAGATGTTGAGCATGGCTGCGGAGAGTACCAATGGCCAGTTACAGCACGATAAGCCTGTGCGGTGA
- a CDS encoding hypothetical protein (EggNog:ENOG41) — MTTLLEALRQTSRVDCDTLDSNGKQAHHADVSSSADLQAIAFSEISRPLAGEPLLHHDALIKEAIQSARGALKEVQGSATFEEFVVQILV, encoded by the exons ATGACGACATTGTTGGAAGCACTTCGCCAGACCAGTCGGGTTGACTGCGATACTCTCGATTCGAATG GTAAGCAAGCTCACCATGCCGATGTCTCCAGTAGTGCTGACCTTCAGGCAATCGCATTCTCGGAGATCTCAAGACCGCTTGCTGGTGAACCCCTTTTGCATCACGATGCGCTGATTAAAGAGGCCATTCAAAGTGCCCGTGGGGCACTGAAGGAAGTGCAAGGATCCGCGACGTTTGAGGAGTTTGTTGTACAGATCTTGGTATGA